The Bacillus sp. Y1 genome has a window encoding:
- the zwf gene encoding glucose-6-phosphate dehydrogenase — translation MTQNEKPTALIMIFGATGDLANRKLYPSLYKLFEKGKLSDKFAVIGVARRPLTNEEFQENIKKSVKSSIQKENRIDEFASHFYYHSHDVTDSNSYAVLNNLANQLDSNYDLQGNRIFYLAMAPEFFGTIALHLKEDGLTNVSGFKRLVIEKPFGHDLQSAQELNDQIRTAFSEDEVYRIDHYLGKEMVQNIEVIRFANAIFEPLWNNRYISNIQVTSSEVLGVEERGRYYEKSGALRDMVQNHMLQMVALLAMEPPIKLTTEEIRSEKVRVLRALRPIEGEEVKEYFVRGQYDKGTVEGTEVLGYREEQMVNPESNTETYVAGKLMIDNFRWAGVPIYIRTGKRMDSKSTKIVIQFKDIPMNLYYSPEETLNPNLLVIHIQPDEGITLHLNAKKAGQNIAATPVKLNYANRGIDGLNTPEAYEKLLFDCMRGDATNFTHWDEVALSWSFVDKISDVWENQKAENYPNYNAGTVGPREADELLEKDGFHWWPISNFDVDKC, via the coding sequence GTGACACAAAACGAGAAACCGACTGCATTAATCATGATATTTGGAGCAACTGGTGATTTAGCAAATAGAAAACTGTATCCTTCGCTCTATAAACTGTTTGAAAAAGGAAAGCTTTCAGACAAATTTGCTGTAATCGGAGTTGCCAGAAGACCATTAACAAATGAGGAATTCCAAGAGAACATCAAAAAATCGGTAAAGTCTTCTATTCAAAAAGAAAATCGAATTGATGAATTTGCTTCGCATTTTTACTATCATTCACATGATGTAACTGATTCAAATTCATACGCAGTCCTTAATAACCTAGCAAATCAACTTGACTCAAATTATGATTTACAAGGCAACCGCATCTTTTATTTAGCGATGGCACCAGAGTTCTTTGGAACCATTGCACTCCATTTAAAAGAAGATGGTTTGACCAATGTGAGTGGGTTTAAACGCTTAGTCATTGAAAAACCATTTGGTCATGATCTTCAATCAGCACAAGAGCTAAATGATCAAATCCGAACTGCCTTCTCTGAAGATGAAGTGTACAGAATTGACCATTACCTAGGAAAAGAAATGGTTCAAAATATAGAAGTTATTCGATTCGCGAATGCGATTTTCGAACCGCTTTGGAACAACCGTTATATTTCGAATATTCAAGTAACTTCTAGTGAGGTTCTTGGAGTTGAAGAGCGCGGACGCTACTATGAGAAAAGCGGTGCGTTAAGAGATATGGTTCAAAACCATATGCTCCAAATGGTTGCATTACTTGCGATGGAGCCGCCAATTAAGCTAACAACAGAAGAAATTCGCTCTGAAAAGGTGAGAGTCCTCCGTGCTCTTCGTCCAATTGAAGGTGAAGAAGTAAAAGAATACTTCGTTCGCGGCCAATATGACAAAGGCACGGTAGAAGGCACAGAAGTTTTAGGGTACCGTGAAGAGCAAATGGTTAACCCTGAATCTAACACGGAAACATATGTAGCTGGAAAACTGATGATTGACAATTTCCGCTGGGCAGGGGTTCCTATTTATATACGTACAGGAAAGAGAATGGATTCCAAATCTACAAAAATTGTTATCCAGTTTAAAGACATTCCTATGAACCTATATTATAGCCCGGAGGAAACATTGAATCCGAACCTGCTTGTGATTCATATTCAACCAGACGAAGGCATTACGCTTCATCTAAATGCGAAAAAAGCGGGTCAAAACATCGCAGCAACTCCTGTTAAGTTAAACTATGCAAATCGTGGGATCGATGGGTTAAATACACCAGAGGCATACGAGAAGCTTCTATTCGATTGCATGCGCGGTGATGCAACCAACTTTACACATTGGGATGAAGTTGCTCTATCTTGGAGCTTTGTTGATAAGATTTCTGATGTTTGGGAAAATCAAAAGGCCGAGAACTACCCTAACTACAACGCAGGTACTGTGGGCCCTCGTGAAGCGGATGAGCTTCTTGAGAAGGATGGATTCCATTGGTGGCCAATCTCTAATTTTGACGTTGATAAGTGCTAA
- the gndA gene encoding NADP-dependent phosphogluconate dehydrogenase has protein sequence MTKQQFGVIGLAVMGKNLAWNIESRGYTVSVYNRSSEKTDEMLAESNGKNIFGTYSMEEFVESLEKPRKIMLMVKAGGPTDATIDQLKPLLDKGDIVIDGGNTYFVDTQRRNKELSELGIHFVGTGVSGGEEGALKGPSIMPGGQKEAYELIAPIFKDISAKVDGEPCTTYIGPDGAGHYVKMVHNGIEYGDMQLISESYFLLKHVLGLSADELHEVFAEWNKGELDSYLIEITADIFTKKDEETGKPLVDVILDTAGQKGTGKWTSQSSLDLGVPLPIITESVFARFLSAMKEERVHASKVLGGPTAKEFTGDKKAFIESVRKALYMSKICSYAQGFAQMRAASEEYNWDLQYGEIAMIFRGGCIIRAQFLQKIKEAYDRDGQLKNLLLDPYFKEIVESYQHALRDIMVVAVQNGIPVPCFSAALSYYDSYRTETLPANLLQAQRDYFGAHTYQRTDKEGTFHTNWF, from the coding sequence ATGACAAAACAACAATTTGGAGTTATTGGGTTAGCGGTAATGGGGAAAAACCTTGCTTGGAACATCGAGAGCCGAGGCTATACAGTCTCAGTTTACAATCGTTCAAGCGAAAAAACAGATGAAATGCTTGCGGAATCAAATGGAAAAAATATATTTGGTACATATAGCATGGAAGAATTTGTTGAATCATTAGAAAAGCCACGTAAAATCATGCTTATGGTTAAAGCTGGTGGGCCAACTGATGCAACAATTGATCAATTAAAGCCATTACTTGATAAAGGTGATATCGTTATTGACGGTGGAAACACATATTTTGTTGATACACAGCGCCGCAATAAAGAACTTAGTGAATTAGGTATCCACTTTGTTGGAACAGGCGTTTCCGGCGGAGAAGAGGGTGCGCTTAAAGGGCCTTCTATTATGCCAGGTGGACAAAAAGAAGCATATGAGTTAATTGCACCTATCTTTAAGGATATCTCAGCGAAGGTTGACGGTGAGCCTTGTACAACGTATATCGGTCCAGATGGAGCAGGTCACTATGTGAAAATGGTTCATAATGGAATCGAATACGGAGATATGCAGTTAATCTCTGAGTCATACTTCCTATTAAAGCATGTACTTGGTCTTAGTGCAGACGAGCTTCATGAAGTATTTGCTGAGTGGAACAAAGGCGAGCTAGATAGCTACTTAATCGAAATTACAGCTGATATTTTTACGAAAAAAGACGAAGAAACAGGTAAGCCACTTGTTGATGTTATCCTTGATACAGCAGGGCAAAAGGGAACAGGTAAGTGGACAAGCCAAAGTTCTCTTGACCTTGGGGTACCACTACCAATCATTACGGAGTCCGTATTCGCTCGTTTCCTTTCAGCAATGAAGGAGGAACGTGTTCATGCTAGCAAAGTATTAGGTGGACCAACTGCGAAGGAATTTACTGGTGATAAGAAGGCATTTATCGAGTCAGTTCGTAAAGCTCTTTATATGAGTAAGATTTGTTCATACGCACAAGGCTTCGCACAAATGCGTGCAGCTTCAGAAGAATATAACTGGGATTTACAATATGGAGAAATTGCAATGATCTTCCGTGGAGGATGTATTATTCGTGCTCAATTCCTTCAAAAGATTAAAGAAGCATATGATCGTGACGGACAGCTTAAAAACTTATTACTTGATCCATATTTCAAGGAAATTGTTGAAAGCTACCAGCATGCTCTTCGTGACATCATGGTTGTTGCCGTTCAAAACGGTATTCCTGTACCATGTTTCTCTGCTGCGCTTTCATACTATGACAGCTACCGTACAGAAACACTGCCAGCGAATCTGTTACAAGCTCAACGTGACTATTTTGGTGCACATACGTACCAACGTACAGATAAAGAAGGAACATTCCATACAAACTGGTTCTAA